The Ovis aries strain OAR_USU_Benz2616 breed Rambouillet chromosome 6, ARS-UI_Ramb_v3.0, whole genome shotgun sequence genome includes a window with the following:
- the PPARGC1A gene encoding peroxisome proliferator-activated receptor gamma coactivator 1-alpha isoform X4 gives MPDGTPPPQEAEEPSLLKKLLLAPANTQLSYNECSGLSTQNHANHNHRIRTNPAVVKTENSWSNKAKSICQQQKPQRRPCSELLKYLTTNDDPPHTKPTENRNSSRDKCTSKKKAHTQSQTQHLQAKPTTLSLPLTPESPNDPKGSPFENKTIERTLSVELSGTAGLTPPTTPPHKANQDNPFRASPKLKPSCKTVVPPPAKKARYSESSGTQGSNSTKKGPEQSELYAQLSKTSVLTSGHEERKAKRPSLRLFGDHDYCQSINSKTEILVSISQELHDSRQLENKDAPSSNGPGQIHSSTDSDLCYLRETAEVSRQVSPGSTRKQLQDQEIRAELNKHFGHPSQAVFDDKADKTSELRDSDFSNEQFSKLPMFINSGLAMDGLFDDSEDESDKLNSPWDGTQSYSLFDVSPSCSSFNSPCRDSVSPPKSLFSQRPQRMRSRSRSFSRHRSCSRSPYSRSRSRSPGSRSSSRSCYYYESGHCRHRTHRNSPLCARSRSRSPHSRRPRYDSYEEYQHERLKREEYRREYEKRESERAKQRESQRQKAIEERRVIYVGKIRPDTTRTELRDRFEVFGEIEECTVNLRDDGDSYGFITYRYTCDAFAALENGYTLRRSNETDFELYFCGRKQFFKSNYADLDSNSDDFDPASIKSKYDSLDFDSLLKEAQRSLRR, from the exons ATGCCTGACGGCACCCCTCCGCCTCAGGAGGCAGAAGAGCCGTCTCTA CTTAAGAAGCTCTTACTGGCACCAGCCAACACTCAGCTAAGTTATAATGAATGCAGTGGCCTCAGTACCCAGAACCATgcaaaccataatcacaggaTCAGAACAAACCCTGCAGTTGTTAAG ACCGAGAATTCATGGAGCAATAAAGCGAAGAGCATTTGTCAACAGCAAAAGCCACAAAGACGTCCGTGCTCAGAGCTTCTCAAGTATCTGACCACAAATGATGACCCTcctcacaccaaacccacagagaACCGGAACAGCAGCAGAGACAAATGCACCTCCAAAAAGAAGGCCCACACACAATCGCAGACGCAACATCTACAAG ccaAACCAACAACTTTATCTCTTCCTCTGACCCCAGAGTCACCAAA TGACCCCAAGGGTTCCCCATTTGAGAACAAGACTATTGAGCGAACCTTAAGTGTGGAACTCTCTGGAACTGCAG GCCTAACTCCACCCACAACTCCTCCTCATAAAGCCAACCAAGATAACCCTTTCAGGGCTTCTCCAAAGCTGAAGCCCTCTTGCAAGACTGTGGTACCTCCACCAGCCAAGAAGGCCCGGTACAGTGAGTCTTCTGGTACCCAAGGCAGTAATTCCACCAAGAAGGGGCCCGAGCAGTCTGAGTTGTACGCACAGCTCAGCAAGACCTCTGTGCTCACCAGTGGACACGAGGAAAGGAAGGCCAAACGGCCCAGTCTTCGGCTGTTTGGTGACCATGACTATTGTCAGTCAATTAATTCCAAAACGGAAATACTCGTTAGTATATCACAGGAGCTCCACGACTCCAGACAACTAGAAAATAAAGATGCCCCCTCCTCCAACGGGCCGGGGCAGATACACTCTTCCACAGATTCCGACCTGTGCTACCTGAGAGAGACCGCGGAGGTGAGCAGGCAGGTCTCTCCCGGCAGCACCAGAAAACAGCTTCAAGACCAGGAAATCCGAGCCGAGCTGAACAAGCACTTCGGGCATCCCAGTCAAGCTGTTTTTGACGACAAAGCAGACAAGACCAGTGAACTGAGGGACAGTGATTTCAGTAATGAACAATTCTCCAAACTACCTATGTTTATAAATTCAGGACTAGCCATGGATGGCCTGTTTGATGACAGCGAAGATGAAAGTGATAAACTGAACTCCCCTTGGGATGGCACGCAGTCCTATTCATTGTTTGATGTATCGCCTTCTTGTTCTTCTTTTAACTCTCCATGTAGAGATTCTGTGTCACCACCcaaatctttattttctcaaagaccCCAAAGGATGCGCTCTCGTTCAAGGTCCTTTTCTCGACACAGGTCGTGTTCTCGATCACCATATTCCAGGTCAAGATCAAGGTCCCCAGGCAGTAGATCTTCTTCAAG aTCTTGCTACTACTATGAGTCAGGCCACTGCAGACACCGCACACACCGAAATTCGCCCCTGTGCGCAAGGTCACGTTCAAGATCGCCCCATAGCCGGCGGCCCAG GTATGACAGCTACGAGGAATACCAGCACgaaaggctcaagagggaagaatACCGCAGAGAGTATGAGAAGCGGGAATCTGAAAGGGCCAAGCAGAGGGAGagccagaggcagaaggcaaTT GAAGAGCGCCGTGTGATTTATGTTGGTAAAATCAGACCTGACACAACACGGACAGAACTGAGGGACCGTTTTGAAGTTTTTGGTGAAATTGAGGAGTGCACAGTAAATCTGCGGGATGATGG AGACAGCTATGGTTTCATTACCTACCGTTATACCTGTGATGCTTTTGCTGCTCTTGAAAATGGATACACTTTGCGCAGGTCGAATGAAACTGACTTCGAGCTGTACTTTTGCGGACGCAAGCAATTTTTCAAGTCTAACTATGCAGACCTAG